The following proteins are encoded in a genomic region of Dasypus novemcinctus isolate mDasNov1 chromosome 21, mDasNov1.1.hap2, whole genome shotgun sequence:
- the RUNDC1 gene encoding RUN domain-containing protein 1 — MAAVKAAAEPVTVVATVGPKAKDEEEEEEDSLPPCEAVRWAPVGAVAEAGPGVAAFSEEAAAEEPGATPASPPDSPGGTLRRLRAERRRLDSALLALSSHFAQVQFRLRQVVRGAPAEQQRLLRELEDFAFRGCPHVLGYGGPEDPVSDEGDGLPGDQPRLWGKDQSEQEKRERLETQREKQKELILQLKTQLDDLETFAYQEGSYDSLPQSVVLERQRVIIDELLKKLDMNLNEDISSLSTEELRQRVDAAVAQIVNPARLKEQLVEQLKTQIRDLEMFINFIQDEVGSPLQTGGGHCECKSGGKTGNGSTSRLPPGNSKTKPEDVKRVRETGLHLMRRALAVLQIFAVSQFGCATGQIPQTLWQRGQADRDYSPLLKRLEVSVDKVKQLALRHQPHDHVVTSASLQNLSLGGQDELTTAVRKELTVAVRDLLAHGLYASSPGMSLVMAPIACLLPAFSPAPEAMHPWELFVKYYHTKNGRAFVESPARKLSQSFALPVMGGTVVTPKQSLLTAIHMVLTEHDPFKRSADSELKALVCMALNEQRLVSWVNLICKSGSLIEPHYQPWSYMAHTGFESALNLLSRLSSLKFSLPVDLAVRQLKNIKDAF, encoded by the exons ATGGCGGCTGTCAAAGCTGCTGCGGAGCCGGTTACGGTGGTGGCGACCGTTGGGCCAAAGGCGAAGGacgaagaggaggaggaagaggactcGCTGCCGCCGTGCGAGGCCGTGCGCTGGGCCCCGGTGGGGGCGGTGGCGGAGGCCGGGCCTGGAGTGGCTGCGTTCTCGGAAGAGGCGGCAGCCGAGGAACCCGGCGCGACCCCGGCCTCCCCGCCCGACTCGCCGGGCGGGACGCTGCGGCGGCTGCGGGCCGAGCGGCGGAGGCTGGACTCGGCGCTGCTTGCACTGTCCTCGCACTTCGCGCAGGTGCAGTTCCGCCTGCGCCAGGTGGTGCGCGGGGCGCCCGCGGAGCAGCAGCGCCTCTTGCGCGAGCTCGAGGACTTCGCCTTCCGCGGCTGCCCTCACGTCCTGGGTTATGGGGGACCCGAGGACCCCGTCAGCGACGAGGGCGACGGGCTGCCAGGAGACCAGCCACGGTTGTGGGGCAAGGACCAG AGTGAGCAGGAGAAACGGGAACGTCTGGAAACCCAAAGGGAGAAGCAGAAGGAACTGATACTGCAGCTCAAGACCCAGCTAGATGACCTGGAAACCTTTGCCTATCAAGAGGGCAGTTATGACTCCCTGCCACAGTCCGTGGTCTTGGAAAGACAAAGG GTGATCATAGATGAGTTACTAAAGAAACTGGACATGAACCTGAACGAAGACATAAGTTCACTGTCTACTGAAGAGCTTCGTCAGCGTGTGGATGCCGCTGTGGCTCAGATCGTCAATCCAGCTCGACTGAAAGAACAGTTAGTTGAACAGCTGAAAACTCAGATTCGAGACCTTGAGATGTTCATCAACTTCATCCAAG ATGAAGTAGGAAGCCCCTTGCAGACAGGTGGTGGACACTGTGAGTGCAAGTCTGGTGGGAAGACAGGAAATGGCTCCACTAGCAGACTGCCTCCAGGAAACAGCAAGA CAAAGCCAGAAGATGTGAAGAGAGTTCGGGAGACAGGGCTACACCTGATGCGGCGCGCCCTGGCAGTGCTCCAGATCTTTGCTGTTAGCCAGTTTGGTTGTGCCACCGGCCAGATCCCTCAAACCCTATGGCAGAGGGGCCAGGCTGACAGGGACTATTCTCCCTTACTGAAGAGGCTGGAGGTATCAGTAGATAAAGTGAAGCAGCTGGCCTTGAGGCACCAGCCACATGACCATGTCGTCacctctgccagcctccagaaccTCTCTCTGGGAGGCCAGGACGAGCTGACCACTGCTGTGCGGAAGGAGCTGACTGTGGCCGTGAGGGACCTGCTGGCCCATGGGCTGTATGCCTCCTCACCAGGAATGAGCCTCGTCATGGCCCCCATTGCTTGTTTGCTGCCAGCCTTCTCCCCAGCCCCCGAGGCCATGCATCCCTGGGAGCTCTTTGTGAAGTACTATCACACCAAGAACGGCCGCGCTTTTGTGGAATCCCCAGCCCGAAAACTCTCCCAGTCCTTCGCCCTGCCTGTGATGGGAGGCACTGTTGTGACTCCCAAACAGAGCCTACTGACAGCCATCCACATGGTGTTGACAGAGCACGACCCTTTCAAGCGCAGCGCCGACTCAGAGTTGAAGGCCTTGGTGTGCATGGCCCTGAATGAGCAGCGTCTGGTGTCCTGGGTGAACCTCATCTGCAAGTCAGGGTCGCTCATCGAGCCCCACTACCAGCCCTGGAGCTACATGGCACACACAGGCTTTGAGAGCGCCCTCAATCTGCTCAGTCGTCTCAGCAGCCTCAAGTTCAGCCTCCCTGTAGACCTGGCTGTGCGCCAGCTCAAGAACATCAAAGATGCCTTTTGA
- the RPL27 gene encoding large ribosomal subunit protein eL27 has translation MGKFMKPGKVVLVLAGRYSGRKAVIVKNIDDGTSDRPYSHALVAGIDRYPRKVTAAMGKKKIARRSKIKSFVKVYNYNHLMPTRYSVDIPLDKTVVNKDVFRDPALKRKARREAKVKFEERYKTGKNKWFFQKLRF, from the exons ATGGGCAAGTTTATGAAACCCGGGAAAGTGGTGCTGGTGCTGGCCGGGCGCTACTCCGGACGCAAAGCCGTCATCGTGAAG AACATTGATGATGGCACCTCGGACCGCCCCTATAGCCATGCTTTGGTGGCTGGAATTGACCGCTACCCCCGCAAAGTGACAGCTGCCATGGGCAAGAAGAAAATCGCCAGGAGGTCAAAGATCAAGTCTTTCGTGAAAGTTTATAACTACAATCACCTCATGCCCACAAG GTACTCTGTGGATATCCCCTTGGACAAGACCGTTGTTAACAAGGATGTTTTCAGAGACCCTGCTCTTAAACGCAAGGCCCGGCGTGAGGCCAAAGTCAAGTTCGAGGAGAG gtACAAGACAGGCAAAAACAAGTGGTTCTTCCAGAAGCTgcggttttag